Within Williamwhitmania sp., the genomic segment TCTCCTTATTTTCCATAAAGACGATGATTGTGGGAACTCGCTGCACGTTTAATTGTAATAGTTGGTCAATACCTGGGGCCTGCTTTTGTTTGTTAACAGCGATGAGGGTTAGGTGGTCTGTAGAAAATTTCGTGGCTTGGAGAATTTTAAGAAAGTGGGGAACCTCGCGTTGGCTATCATCGCACCAAGTTCCAAAAACCACCGTGATGGTAAGACCGGGGAGGTGCAGGCGTGCTGGTAGTTGCTCCAGTATTTCGGGATTTATGGTATATCCTTCAAAGGCTGGAGTGTACCAAGTGCTAAATGGAGCTTCGTAGAATGCTTTTGGAGTACAATCCCCAATGAGAATCTCCTGACCAGCAGCTTCATCATAAACTCGCTGGTTTTGTTGTGCACTGGCGGCCATACAGCTGATGGTCATTCCGGCAATAAGAAGTAACCTACGCATGTTGTTCCGTTTTTATGAATGGCAATTTACAAAAAAAAGAGAAGCCGCGGATGGGGCGGCTTCTCAATGTGAAATTTTGAATTACTACTCCTCAAAATTATGGAGAAGCAGTTCCAGCATCTTAATGGCGGCTGCCGAAACTGAGGTTCCGGGGCCAAAGATGGCGGCTGCGCCAGCATCGTAGAGGAACTGGTAGTCTTGGTGAGGAATTACCCCGCCAACGATGACCATAATATCTTCTCTGCCAAGTTTCTTGAGTTCTCCCATAATTTGAGGTACCAGTGTTTTGTGGCCGGCTGCAAGTGAGGAAACTCCAACAACGTGAACGTCGTTTTCAACGGCTTGCTTGGCGGCCTCTTCCGGGGTTTGGAAAAGTGGTCCCATATCCACGTCGAAGCCAATGTCGGCATAGCCGGTGGCAACAACCTTGGCTCCGCGGTCGTGTCCGTCCTGACCAAGCTTGGCAATCATAATTCGTGGTTGACGACCCTCCTTCTTAGCAAATTCCTCGCAGAGCTTGC encodes:
- a CDS encoding thioredoxin family protein gives rise to the protein MRRLLLIAGMTISCMAASAQQNQRVYDEAAGQEILIGDCTPKAFYEAPFSTWYTPAFEGYTINPEILEQLPARLHLPGLTITVVFGTWCDDSQREVPHFLKILQATKFSTDHLTLIAVNKQKQAPGIDQLLQLNVQRVPTIIVFMENKEIGRIVESPTTTLEEDLNNILEKI